ACCAAAATTGAGAGCCTCCGGGGCGGTCCATTTGATCGGTATCTGCTTCATGCCACCAGACACGATATACTCCTCTTCCTCCCTCGACATTCCGAAGTCAGATATCTTGACAATGTTGTCGTCTCCCACCAGACAGTTCCTCGCGGCTAAGTCTCGATGGATGCAGTTCTTGGATTCGAGGTAGCGCATCCCGCCCGCTGCGTCCCGACACATCGCTAATAGCGATCGGGAGCTGAGGTTTGAGGCCCTCGTTCGCAAGAATGTGAGGAGGGAACCACCTGAAAGTAATGATTTGTCAATGGCTCGATGcattatagatacctactcgtacataCTTGTAGTTCGATAAAATGATCATTGGCCTAGTCTCCTGTTGATATTCCTGACGCTCTTTTAATAAGACCAATAGACAGAATACACCACATAACATTCATAAACAACAATCAACAAATCTTATGTACAAGTGGTAAAGAGCGATATTTTTCAGTTTTACGTCCAgaagaatttatttatattttttatatctatctTTCTAATGGCAAATGCATTGAACTCTGTAGCGAAGAAAGTACCGGGATGTGGAGATGAGGAATGTGGAGCATCATGTTTGGTAGCGCGCTTTTGAAAAGGCCTATGTAGTCTATGTACAGCAGTGGATGTTTGCAGGATTATTTACGACCTTAGTTACCTGACACTAGTTCCATGACTATCATGATAGGTTGCTTCTGAACGGCTATGCCGATGAGGCGCACTATGTTGGGGTGCTGGTATTGCTTGAGGATGCGTCCTTCTTGTAAGAAAGTCCTCTTTTGCTCTTCGGGTAACGCCACACGACATGTCTTCACCGCCACTTCTTGACCTGTTGTCTTGAGCCGTGCTTTGTAGACATCACCGAAGTTGCCCTGGAGATTTACGGTTTTTGTTAAGAAGAAAATACGATAGGGAGTAAGAACAGTAACTGTTGAAATACCttaatcaaaaactaagtgATCGCTGTTCAAAGAAATCTTCTTCGTATGGCCACCACCAAAAATTAAGATTAACACCCATATTCTGTCGTAGCCTCATAATTTCTTCGACTTAATTCAACCACACCGAGacattctaatattattcatCAAGTTGAAATGGCGATGGCCAGAACATGTCTGTATGAAACCGATCGCCGATGTGGCAGACATGTTCTGTAGTCCTAGACGGCGTGAAACAACCTTAAGCCCGATTGTCCGACGACCTCTGCAAGGGAACAAGACAACCATTTCTTGCCTCTTTGTTGAGCCCTCCTTGAACAAGGAAGCTCAACAAAGAGGCACAACAAAAACAAGGCAAGAGAACAAGCAAGGATGGTGTTATGGGCTCTCGAAGAGACTTATGTCCTTCAGTCGATGTATGAAAAATTACCCATGTTAGGTATCTTACCCGTCCAATCTTATCCAACAGCTGCACATTGTCGTTGTTGAGCTCCCACGTCTCCCTCGGCACAGCTCGCCTGAGCAAAGCTCCTGAACGTGCAGTGACCGGCACACCGCTTGCTCGCTGCCACGCTATCAGTTCAGCTACTGATGGAAAAGCTGCACCTTCGAATCTGTAGTGACCCTGAGgaccaaatttttattttattttatttaaaagggGAATAAACATTAAAGCTCTATTCATCTGTTAGATGATTTTGGAAACAATATAAGGCATGTCcttataaagtttatttttggaGGAGGATGTAACCAATCGCTGAGCCATTTAAATTTCTTAACAATCATTATGAGTTGTTCTctagtagtaggtattttaataaatacatcactacccctattataaatgcgaaagtgtgtttgtttgttggtttgtccttcaaccacgtcgcaacggagcaacggatcggagtgattttttgcatgggtatagtcaaagacctgaagagtgacataggctgctttttatcccggaaaattaaagagttctcacgggattttcaaaaacgtgtGTTTCTTACCTCAGGCGTAGTCTGTACAATAAAGTGTTTATGTTGCCCCCAACACACCGACAGCACTAGTTGCCTGGCGTGATTCCTCGTCGTCTCTCGCACCAAGTAATCTCCATCAGCCCTCAACAATCGCACCACCTCCTCTCTTGGTAACACCCCATGAAACCATTCCTGGTCCACTAATGATCGCTCTGCCTCACTCACACTGACCTGTGAACATAGGAGAAAATGAGATGACTAAATGACGTGACATTTATATCATAATGACACATGCTTCATGTGCGTAGGCATGTGCCCTGTGCAGTGCTTATAATTCCAATGTAGGTGCGTTAATTTATTCTGTCGAAACAAATCGATGAATAATAAGAATCGGGTTTTTCCGATGTTCCGTCGAAGTTCTTATCGATGCCATGGTATACCAGGAATATTTTACTGACGAAACTAAGATTTACTactgtttataaaaaaattgtaaggtcaaaatgtaggtatcacttaaaattcataattttgtaatggaaatacctacttttttcaTAACAACCGAGTTAAACGGCAGAAAACGATGAATCAgtatttaattag
The DNA window shown above is from Maniola hyperantus chromosome 10, iAphHyp1.2, whole genome shotgun sequence and carries:
- the FER gene encoding tyrosine-protein kinase Fer isoform X4; this encodes MVDPFEMYITQADLLPPVALPRRKKRLKQLQLLLEEELERDGVSVSEAERSLVDQEWFHGVLPREEVVRLLRADGDYLVRETTRNHARQLVLSVCWGQHKHFIVQTTPEGHYRFEGAAFPSVAELIAWQRASGVPVTARSGALLRRAVPRETWELNNDNVQLLDKIGRGNFGDVYKARLKTTGQEVAVKTCRVALPEEQKRTFLQEGRILKQYQHPNIVRLIGIAVQKQPIMIVMELVSGGSLLTFLRTRASNLSSRSLLAMCRDAAGGMRYLESKNCIHRDLAARNCLVGDDNIVKISDFGMSREEEEYIVSGGMKQIPIKWTAPEALNFGKYTSLCDVWSYGVLMWEIFSKGDTPYAGMSNSRAREKIDNGYRMPAPEGCSEDVYALMLRCWEYEADKRPHFHQIYTIIDNIYNR